The region ACTTAAAAGACTTACAgaatattttcaagtttgatTGCAAACATGTAGGAAACATGTAAAGAAGGCGTAGTTACTGTTAATAAGTACCGAAATTGGACCTACTTGGCCAGTGTGACATTGTTCGTGATTTCGTGTCAAAATCTTTAATAGCAAATAAAAGATTAACCGCACTATTGTTTTCCGCACGAAATGTTCAGTCTTCAAGTCTTAATTAAGCCAGGAGTTTAGTGGTGGCGGATCATTCAAGCAGCTAAAAGCAAACcaagacaacaaaaaacaacaaaaacaaagcaagGAGCCTATTTGTATGCAGGTTATGATTTTATAGCTATTCACattagatagaagttctcactagctaaacgctgcCCATCATTGGATAGATCACAAGATGGCCTTTCATGCCACCATTAAATTTATCATGATGGCGAAgatttttgctatcagagcctgaagtcctcgtcacttgtaaacaaacctcttcactcagtggtaaacaattttcgtacgctgatcctgggaggcctaaaggggtttAAGATTGCCTCAATGGACCCAatgtttgcaccacatgtacttccactCATGCTATTCAatatgcaagccacaaaaaaaaacagatcctgattgataacatatcacaAAAGTTGTTCTCCTATTGCATTTTAACCCTTTTCCTGCAGGAGAACATCCGCGCGGATtgagactctaataggagtatacCACCATAACCGTGTCGCACCCATATAAATTGAACTACTTCTATggtcgcaccacaattaattgctcccatttatggaacgccaaaagaaCCTCAGGTGGCGTTGCTACCCTTAACAGGAGGttctactaccctaaacaggaggtgttgctaccctaaacaggtggtgctactaccctaacaAGAGATGCTACTATCCTAAACAGGCGGTGCTACttccctaaacaggaggtgttAGTATCCTAAACATGAGTTGATACTACCCCGCAACTACGACCCGTTGCTAAAGCAAACCGCAGTGAAGTATAATGTTTAATGCAGTACTACTCATGCCCCAATTTTACCTTCTCAACCTAGAGAATATTACCATATTTGTAATGTGAAAATCGTTTTATTGATTGCGTGCTGCTTTAAGAAATTACTGGTAAAAGTTATATCGATTGGGAAGCTGTTGCTAGTTGTCGACCATTCCGGGCCAGGCTAACAGAATAACATGTATAGAATTTGTGTGAGGAGAAATTcgaattattatttattgtttgttcGCTCATCATGAGAATACGTAACTCTGCAAGACTGACAGATGTAAGAGGTAAAATACCATTATTTTCCGACCGTGTATAGTTTTAAAAATAAGAAGATATAAAATAGAGCCATTATTTGTGGCGGGGTGTCATACCCCCAGAAGTCgatcaaaaagaaaagaaaaggggaaGCTGGCTCTTTGTGCCCCCTTACGCCCGATTTTCCCAGGTAACGGTGATATCACAAGTATATCTAGTTTCGCCATCTGCAATGTGTTTACGGAATATGGGATCGAAAACATGTTGACATGAATTTGCACTATACACTCATTTGGATTTTTGCACGGTTAGTTCTTATTATTCGAACAGTACGCTGATAGGAGGAGGAACTGATGTAGGCGTAATGGGTTAAGTATCTCcttaataatttggtaaaatacAAGCCTTAACAGAGAATGAAGGGaataaatttccaaatttttgcAATTTCAGAGTAATCCCCTTTTCTGCAGTTATGTTTGTGCTTCAAAATTGCTATGAAAGACAAGTACTGTCTGAAAATGCTACCCACATTTCCATCTAATACTATACAGTGTACACAATGGGAAATAAATTTCTATGTTCCCCTCTTGGGGGAATCGTGATGCACagctgacgatgatcacacagtcacggTCTCTATACAAGGGGACATGGGTTGAAAGCTGCTCAGTCGGtacgttgttttttttttcgtgtccaggttctttcctgggtgccTTTTTAAGAAAGTAGCTaatgtgtagcattatgttccccttccgggggaatcgtgatacacacttggcgatgatcacacagtctcAGTATTGATGTaaagggactggggttgagagctgCTCAGTCGGTTCGTTGTTTGATACCCAGGTTCTGTCCTGCAGGTGACTTTCCTGAAAAATCGAAACAGTCGCTTCTCGACCTTTCGGataagatcatgtgtagaatCCGTCTCTAAGGGTATCTGCCGAGTCTGCCCAAAACGTATAACGTGTACCCTGATATTAGTTGaatttttcttgtttctcaCGGTTTATGGTAGTAAGATTTTGTTTCACTTCATGATATTACGTTACAATAAACGTTGTGTATACCTCGCTTCAAGGATGCGCCTAACGTAGTATGTAATGTGATATGACGTAAACTTTGAACAGACTGACCAATCATGAAACAGTAAGTCATTTCTTAATAAGCTACATATATCTTATGCCGAATAATTTGTTATTTCTGAATGTATGCTATTTTAGAGTTCTAACATTTATCGTAAGTGATACATTTTCGCAATTAGTTGAAATAACCATCATGATGAAGGTTTTGCTTATATTAAGCTATTTTGTGTGGTACAAATTACTGTAAGTTGTTACGTGACAATATAGGCTGGATCAAACTACTGGTATGTCatagttttttctctctcttgtACGATGACAATTTGTTCTTGTACAAGGTTCATTATTTCTGTACATCTTGGTGCACTGTGCACGGTGTATACGGTGCACGCTGTACTGTGCACAATGCATGGTACACAACTGACAAGTCCTAACCACCATATGGTAGCTGAAGGCTCAGTGGGCTATCATTCAACATTTGCCACCGTGACCGATTAGATTTTAAGCTAGAAGAGCACAAAGATTCGCATATTGCTCCGTGCACGACCCACCAGCCAGCTGTCGCTGTGGAACCTTCTTGTTTTTAAAATACCTTAAATTACCTAATTCAATCCTCCAGATATTTAGACCATCattagtttatttcatcctcttcaataTCCAAGCATCCAAACAGAATGGTGATGACTCATCAAAcgccaaaaaaaatcaatacagtATGTCACCATAGGGCTATTTTCCGGCAATGGTTTACCCCTCAGACTGACGTGCCCTACTCTATAATTGTGATGTGACTACCTATAATAGTGCCCACCGCTCCATGCATAATTAATGTCATCGTTTATCTTACACACCCTTTAATGCTAAAACGATGAGCCTATCGGCTGTGACTTCATTCCGgacatatataattattaacTTGAACGGGGCCCGTAGCCAGCTAGTCAAATTTGGAGGGGCAGAGTGTTTGTTTGGAGGGCAGAATTTTTGTTTGAGGGGGGCATTTGCACTagggtcacacatccggagtcttATGTATGCTAAGTTCTCCCATACCGCCCTCATTTCGTTTCCGCCTAATTGCGTCCTGCAGCTTTGAGTTCTCAGCTTATCTTTGGTCAATTGGCCTTTGAACACACCGCCATAAATGTAGCTTCTATACATGGAATGATATAAGATTGGCGAAACAGCGTTATAGACTTGAACAAAGAAAtgcaatacaacacaataacaaTATATAGAGGATCAGGCCCTCCATTTCTGTTCTTTTTTCGTCTTAACAAGAAACAGCTCTATGACCGTTTATGTATGCACAGGTGGACGTGTCAGTTATTTTTAACTATAGAgaattaatataataatgaaGTTTCGTTGTGTAAACCACACGGAATGTGATGAACCGTAGCGCCTTTACAATATTTACTGTTCTCTGGGTTTTGAATAGACTTGACTCCATACTTGCTTGCTTGTTTGTGCATGATGTGAGAAAGGACCATTACACTATTCGTCACGGTATAATTTGAAGGTGCCAAAGTATGGGTCAACGTCGTACTATTTTCGTTTGGTTTACTGCATGTGTTGTAGTCATTTTTGGTCTTCATTTCGGCAGCGAATACTACTTTGGGATGTACTATACTTGCTACGACAACGAGGCCTTTCGAAAATATGATTCAGCAGTTCGGAGAGCCCAAAACGCATCGGAACCAGATGGTATTTGGCACGAATATTTCCTGGACGAACTGGAGACTCGACATGGTTACAATCTATCGAAAGATGACCTGTTCGTAGCACATAAACGAGGCTTTTCTGTGTCACATTTTGATGTCTTCCCTGGTAGTGCTACGCTTCACGAGTCTTTCTCCAAACATGAtcacaatgtaatacaaactTGCGATAAAACAGTTTCCAACGTAAGCAAAGCGGCtcgcgaaattatttttcccacttcgacgcggccacatgggcgtggcttatgaatacgtcacaggccggcaagtttgtgacttcgaCTTCGAGCTCTTACGTATATAGCTCTTTAATTATATACtcagctaatatactcaggcccaatatactcaggcctaagacatgacttcatgagatccatgatgatgtgcgactgcttctcccagtcaatcgggtcttcttggagctcttgaggtaaattccatcacaaaatcaaactgtgtttgtttattagatgtgttatgaacctcccgtgtcaggaaaagtttggaaaagaacctcccgtgacagcagggtctggaaaagttataaatgaacctcccgtggtattgattattacacttcatattacaccaggtaggcccactgacctttcaatgctaaaaacctacaaagatacatgtattgtattgtgccccatattgttttatccatcattctaaattatttgttcatttataaatgaacccccttttaaactgcagtaaggagcctacgtgctttcatcattagtttacgtacgctactgggtattgttacggacttgaaatattctacccattttattaaacagttgtcacttgcgtctgtattaactataaccagagagctgttactgttagagtagcagctccctgctataactatgactaaatagcaatgtccctctgtactatactatttattacactggtacgtgtactagaatccctgacatgtaacttaattgagaactttcagcacccaaacaaacacccgagagatgtcactgcatagtctgtgacgtagaccaataagccgtaacaacgaccgatagtccacgcccattatgctaatatggccgcgtcgaagtgggaaaaataatttcgcaaGCGGCTCATCTGTGCTGTAAGAAAGTCATGTTTGTTGGACTTGCTGGTAAGTGGGCGACTATGCTTCGACAGTTCCCTTTCGTCGTTAAATGtcctaatgatctatatatggaAGTGAAGATTAAGAAGAAGAAGCCAGCTAAATCGGCTAAAACTAATGTAAATAACTGTACTGTGGTAGTTGATCATGTTGATGTTCCAATGGCTATCGCATCGGCCGATCTTGTAGTCTTTACACATATTGGTAGTTACATGTCATTGAATCTCTGGAGGGATTTATTACGATACAAACATGAAAATCAACGTTGGGTATTCAGTACCATTGAGAGTGCCATCTATGTACGGGGACTATTACCTCCTTGGAATTTACGAAATGAAACGTATGACTTTGCGGATACCTACCTGAGCCATACCGATGTAACGACTGTTTATGGAAGTTATCAACCATTCCAAATAGGAAAACCGAAAAGACTTTGGAATGATACAGAACATCTCGCAGGTAAAAAAAGAGTCATATCCTGGACAGCGAGTCATTGTGAAACTTTACAATGGAACAGGCATGGATTTGTCCATGATCTTGAGAAACTTTTATCTGTAGATACTTATGGAAAATGTGGAAAATTATCAATCTGTTCAGCGACTTGGGAAGCAAACTGTTCCTTGAAATTTGATAATCTCATGAAAACTTATAAATTTGGTTTAGCGTTAGAAAACAGTTGTTGTAAGGAATATATCACCGAGAAGTTCTGGAATATGTTATCACTCGGAACAGTCCCTGTTGTAATTGGTCCACCTTTGGAGGACTTGGTGAAGTTAGCGCCACCGAACTCTTTCATCCATGCTGATCAGTTCGAATCAATGGATAAGATGGCGGAGTATCTGTTATACCTCGATGGAAATGACACAGCTTACAAAGAGTATTTCACATGGAAAAGAGAAGGTCAAATACTACAAGACACAATTCCGGAGCATTACAAACGTGCAGTGAGCGATGGAACTATATGTAAACTGATGAAGAGGCTGCAAGAAGACTCTGTGTCCGCGTCGGAAAAGGGTGTTCCAAGAACTCCATTTAACGTTTATTCATCCTCGTGGGAAGACACTTGTGTGTCTTGCGGTCGCCATCGTTGGCTGAAGAAGTACGAATATCCGCCGGACCACAAACATAAATCGAGCAGCTTGTGGGCATAACACACAGGACACACAGATACACACACGCATGTTTTTATTACactcagaccgaggaccccattgtttttccattgttcaaatccacgtactctaaccttaacaatacccctacaatagaattcttccgaggacttggtgattctttagaaatcacaaccgaggacctggaattctttgtTCAgttcctcggtcagaatacgaAACAAACGCACCCGTACACAAATCCATACATAGAAGAACATGCAGAAAAGTTCCATCATTTCTGCCCATCAACTCTAGTACATCGACCAGAAAATAGTTTTAAGCATAAAATAAGTGAATAACAAGTCGAACTGGTCGAGTGCAGTATGAACTTGCATCTGTAGAAATGCCTATACCTATGTCCAGCTGGTTGTAAATTTCAAGCCGGTGCCGAACGATTAATCCCGTGTAGTATAATTACCAACACAATGAAATTGAACGAAAATTACTGGCAGGATTACAACACAGTGTGTCATCGTTGCAGGTTTTAAGAAAAATTGACAGTTTTACCCTTTTTAAATCCAAACTTAAGACTCGTTTATACTGCAAAGCTTATAATATCTGATatcattttttgtatttttatttctgtGGTTTGtccatgttttttatattttcccgGCTCTTGCGATTATTTacgttttcaaattttaatttccaaggtttttatataaaatttttatttatatttttctattaaatatcatattttcttatttgctatattttatattcacTTGATTTCTGATTCGTAAATTGTGTCCTtgctatatatttgttttactgtttttcATGTAATTATGATATTCTTTTATCCACTatatttattaacttaatttaacttgatttttgttttaaattctttcttattattgtttaattACTCTTCATGTAAAGCGCgtatgaattatatatattttatagtatttgcgctatataaggaaccatgataataataataataattttctgttctgtatGAGATCAAGAGTTGATCGATGTATTCAAAGTCCCAACTGGGCCACCGAACAAAACTAAGTTATCCTTCCTCGGAAAGATCTCAAAAGCTAGTCGGTTTTCTgtaccctccccccacccacccacaccctCACCCCCATCACCAccacattttaattttaacatCCATGAATCATATTGTGTTTAAGCCCCAGAATGATTTATGCGAATTTTCTGTTGGCTGAAGTTGATGACATAGCAATAAagctgatatttttttttgatcCTTAGACAAAAACCACATCATCATATAAATTTGCATCGATGGGGTTTTCAATTATCAGTGCATGCCGGGAGTTTTTCTCGCCAATATAATTATTCCTTATTTGTCTCCATAAAATCCTTTCAAATCTCTAGTCGCTGCCTTTCAAACTATACTTAGGGGAATTaatataagtttatatataactATTAGAATCCCTTCCTATAGTTCCCAGTCAATCTTCTGGGACTGGTACGGCAATATAGAGACTGTTACCTCTCACCACGTAAATGGTGTCCCGCAGGTTGGGTACCCGGTACAAAGAACAACACGGTCAGGGCGTCAGACGGCGATCTCTGCTCTTCTTTTGAGGTTTTCATTTGATATCACACTTGActtaattgtatgtatgtatgtgtgtatgtattttagatgctcctgcaagcaggaactcgcaaagaagcctcatcggcttatcaaagccgaaaGCTGACTCAATTCAGTCTGTTGGATTtacatttaacgtccatgattatgaattgtcaacaactctgtaactggacgacatacattaatcttgaagtgactcgaactcgggaccttatgattgaaaggcaccggcgttaaccactgttTTGTGGTTAACAAATTGAATTTTGCATTGGAGTAGAGTAGTTAGCTGCATAATCGTGTAAATAGCAGTTGGGCAATTGTATGTGATGTATACCGGTAACGTTTCGTACGGTAAATGCCAGGTGTAAGGCATGAGTAACTGAATTTCTATGTATTTAATGCATTTATATGGGCGTTTGGCcgtttaattattatttttctataCTCAAGAGACCTATAACTAATGAATAATTCGCAGATTGAAATTCAAAGGTCATGTATATTTGTAAAAGTAAAATGAAGAAATGAGGACATTTTCTCAGGGGCTGGGGAGTGATGTAAGAGTGCATGTCATGTTATGTAAATTTTCatattgaaagtattttaaCGGCTGAGCATGTCAATGTTATTTCTGTTTATGATAATTAGTTTTAGTAGCAGCTGTTATTGCTGTTAGTTTTGGATGACATTCTAGTGCCGAGTCTTGAGTGAGATTCATTGGGAATAGATATATGCAAGCACGCAACATACACCGTGTATGTTTCTTTACTGTACAATGTTCAACTTATCGCCAAAGTCACTGTTTTCAATAACGATGTGGCATAGCAGGATGAGGAGGAATCTTTTAAGAAAGTTCGTACAACAAGATAGAAAgtctgggcacgaaaaccaaacaactcgATCCACtgtcaaccccagtccccttatcGAGAATAACAGTATGAGTCCGTGTCGATGAACATCAAGTGAGTATCACGAGTCCCTTGGAAAAGAAATGGATATTCCACATCAGGTTTTCAATCGGAAGCGGTTGATTGAGGAAATATTCGTACTTGGCTTTGACGTTTTGCAAGAATAAGTAATGATTAGGACCGTTAGTTGGGCAATTCTTGAAAATGACGCCCTTGTTGAATAAGAAGAAGGAGTTCATGTTCATGTTCAGGttcatgtttacatatatacaccCTTATGACATTTCGCGCATTGACCAACCTGAAgctatcacaggattcatcccaggattcatcacaggattcatcccagaaTTCTGAAgctatcacaggattcatcccaggattcagattcatcccaggattcatcacaggattcagattcatcctgggatgaatcacaggattcatcccaggattctgaagctatcacaggattcatcccaggattcagattcatcccaggattcatcacaggattcagattcatcccaggattcatcacaggattcatcccaggattctgAGGCTATCACAgaattcatcccaggattcgaatcctgggatgaatctgaatcctgggatgaatcctgtgatagcttcagaatcctgggatgaatcctgtgatgaatcctgggatgaatcctgtgatgaatcctgggatgaatcctgtgatgaatcctgggatagctTCAGGTTGATGCGCATTGAGGTTaaaccactgatctacactaactagtgtagatcagtgggtTAAACTCGTTGATTTCGCGCAACTACTTTGAGATAACAACCCGCGGGAAAGACTGAAAATTGGAAACTGGCCAGAAATTCTACCTGTTATTTTCATCGTCCGCGGGGTTTACCTAACAAACTGTTCATCGCTACATTTTATATGTTGGTATTGGTATTATTTGCTTATTTGACACAATGTGAAAGCTGTAATTTTACAGAAGTTTGCAAATGAGGGTCCATTAATTTCTGTAGGCTAGCCTAACTTCAGTTTTAGTGTTACAAAGTTAGACCTAGCCTATACAGCGCATAGGCTTACGGAGTGGTCTTCAGTTAGAGTAAGAGTAAGACTAGGGCGGTCATAGTAGTAAGTACGATCATACCATTTAGTTAGGGTAATGCTAGTTATACCAGCAGCCACAGGCGTTTCGAACGTATGGCACACAGTATTTAGCTATAAGGACAATAAGATCACATTCACAGGGACCAGGCTAAGTCAACATTAGGCCAACCTTAGCATGAATTGCCTTAAATGATTAGTCCGAGCGTTGCACTGCAGTCCAGTATAGAAAAGAAAGATGCATTTAAATGCATGTCTTAGCAATACGAAAAAGGGACCACCATTTCATTCCATGTTCATTCTTCTATTTCTAACTAATGTAGGATTAGAGATCCTTGTTGCCTATGCCTAGGCTATTCCTAGCAAAGTTTCACAAACTTCTTTATACCTAGTCAGCCAATATCTAACGCTAGTCAGAAAGATGAAAGTCTTAATTTGTAATTGCAAGGATGTTAAACCATTCTAGGCTCAACCCCAGAAGATTGTATGCACCTTACATCGAGAGCTCAGTTTAGGACCCTATTAAACTCTTGTACAAAGTCACAGCACCGTAACTTCCTTTCATGAACACTTATTGGCAGTTGTATTGAACAGAGCGTAAAAGCTGAATACGTGTGTATGTGTCATTTGGTTACTCTTCGCATACATTGGTGGA is a window of Apostichopus japonicus isolate 1M-3 chromosome 21, ASM3797524v1, whole genome shotgun sequence DNA encoding:
- the LOC139963072 gene encoding alpha-(1,3)-fucosyltransferase 7-like: MFVGLAGKWATMLRQFPFVVKCPNDLYMEVKIKKKKPAKSAKTNVNNCTVVVDHVDVPMAIASADLVVFTHIGSYMSLNLWRDLLRYKHENQRWVFSTIESAIYVRGLLPPWNLRNETYDFADTYLSHTDVTTVYGSYQPFQIGKPKRLWNDTEHLAGKKRVISWTASHCETLQWNRHGFVHDLEKLLSVDTYGKCGKLSICSATWEANCSLKFDNLMKTYKFGLALENSCCKEYITEKFWNMLSLGTVPVVIGPPLEDLVKLAPPNSFIHADQFESMDKMAEYLLYLDGNDTAYKEYFTWKREGQILQDTIPEHYKRAVSDGTICKLMKRLQEDSVSASEKGVPRTPFNVYSSSWEDTCVSCGRHRWLKKYEYPPDHKHKSSSLWA